AATTAAACTCATTCCTTTCATCGTTATTCAAACTTACAAATAACTAGTTATAAGTTAATCTTTTTTGGTGGTGGCGGAGGTGGAATAATATCTTCCTCTTCATCACAACACGACTCTAGTTGAGTTTTAAATTCCGTCTTTAACTCTAATGGCTTTTCTTCTTTGACAAGTTCATCATTATCTGTACAAGAAGTTAACATTGAACTTAGAAAAATTGCAATTATTAATGTACTTACTTTTTTCATTGCTGTTAAATTTTTAAATTGATTAATAAAAAAGGAATGAATTTAAAATTCATTCCTTTCATAATCATTCAAACTTACAAAAAATCAGTTATAAGTTAATCTTTTTTTGGTGGAGGTGGAGGTGGAAGCTCTCCATCACCACTACAACAATTTTCAGATTCCGTTTGTAATTCACTTTTTATAGTTGAGTTGGCATCTTTTTTTATAAGCTCATCATTCTCTGTACAAGAAATTAACATCAAATTGAGGAAAACCGCAATGATTATTAATGCTATTTTTTTCATTTTGCTTTGTTTAAAATTGGACATTAGTGTTGCTGTTCGAGTATTTCATCGAACTGTTTTAAGTGTGTTTCACACATTTTTTAAAAGGCCTTTTGGGAAGTGTAAAGAAGTGTATCAAGCGAACAAGCTCTTCCCGGTTCAAGTCGCTTAATACTTTTCTCTAATTTTAAAAATGATGAAGTATTGTTTTAGAGTTTTCAACTTTAATTTCTTCATCAATTCCAGCACAAATCAACTCTAAAAACATGGGAAGTCTAGGAAGAATTCGGGAAAGATTTAAGAAGTTTTTTTCCCGTTTTTTTCCCAGACATATACAACAATAAACCAACCTATTATGCAACAAAAAATTATTAACAAAGCCTTTAAGAAAATCAAAAAAAAGGCTAAAAAAGAAGAGGGAGTTAGCTTGACGTTTACTAAAACATCTGAATATTTATCTCAACTATTAGAAGATGATTACAATGTCCGTTTTGGGGATAAAAGTTTAAGAAAAGCTTATAAAAATTCTTCCGAAATAAAGAAACCTGAAGTACTAAAAGCCTTGTGTCAATTTTTAGGATATGAAAGTTATGAAGATTATGTAAACCAACATCCCACAGATAAAAAAAGCCAGTTACAAATCAAACTTTTTTTAGAGTTCAAACATCAATTTTAAAATTACTCTAAGAAGTATTTCGTTCTAATTCATATCACTTATTCAGTAAAACACTAAATAAATTGCCCCCTACTTCAAATCGGTAGGGGTTTCTTTTTCTTATATTTAAATTCAAACTTCTTTGAAACACTTCTTAAAAAAGATATTCTCTATCTTTGAAACACAACAACCATAAGAAGTATCACTTGCTGTCTATAGAAATTTCACTATTACAAATTGTTTCATTAGTAGCTATTGTACATTATTTTGTACTCAGCTTGGTCATTCTATTTTCGAAATTTTTTAAAAGTTCTACCAATAATTACCTGGGATATACCTTATTTATTATTGCTTTAGTAGGGATGAATAATTGGTTTTGGGATCGCGGAAGTGACCCTACACTTCTTCAATGGTTCGATCTTGCACTTTGGCAATTCTTGTATCCAACTACCTTACTTATCTTTTTTTATAAATCTTCTCAAAATCCCCTAAAAAAGGCAATAAACATCCAACTACTCTACCTTCCTTTTATCATATTAAGTAGCTGTAATATATATATTTCTTTAGCAAGGGTTTTCAATTGGTATACGCTTCCAGAAATCATTCAAAGCAACGTTGGATTATTTTATAGAGGTATCAGTTTGCTCTCTATATTGTTTCCCTTTTTTACGATCATTTTGTCTTATCAATTTGTAAAAAATTCTAAAGACATTCCGAGCAAAAAATGGTTATTATATCTGTGGATGTTTTTATCTGTTTTAGAAGTCTTCGGTATTGTTTTAGAAGGACATCGTTTTCTCTTTTCAGAAAAACTACCTCTTACTTATTTATGGACAATAGGTTCGCTGTTTTTATATTGGTTTGTATACCAAGGATTGTATCAATTTAAACTTTCCAACGATCGATATGCAATTAAAACCAAAGAACGAAAAGTAGTTGTTAAATCAGAAAAATCTCTTGCCAATCAACACTCCTATTTTTCTAAACTGTTGTTTTTATTAGAACAAGAAAAAATTCATCATGATGCTAGTTTAAGTAGAGATCGTGTTGCGGAACAATTGGGTATTAGTAGCGGATATCTATTACAAGTAATCAAAGAAAATGCTGGATTAAGTTTTTCAGAATTTATAAATTCTTATCGCATCAAAGATGTAAAGGCAATGTTAAAAGATCCTAGTTTTGACAAGTACAGTTTACTATCTATTGGCTTAGAATGTGGATTCAATTCTAAAACTTCATTTTATACTAATTTTAAAAAAGAAACAGGACTTACTCCAAAAGAATTTAAGTACAAATAGGTTCTATTTTCGGTTCTATTTCGTATTCCGAACTCCTGTACCTCTTATATAGCCTAGGTTTGCCAAAAATTAAAATCAAACATCATGCAAACACGTACAGGCCTTTTGTCCTTTCTTTTTTTATGTATTAGCACCTTAGGTTTTACCCAATCAAAGACCTTTTCTTTTGAAAATGTTCATGTAATTCCCATGGATAGAGACACCGTTCTGCACAATAAAAGGGTCATTATTCAAGATGGAAAAATACATAGCATCGAATCTGCTTTGCACCCCGCAAGTATTCCGATAGACCAAGTGATTCCTGCTACCGGTAAATACTTAATGCCAGGATTGGCAGAAACACATTATCACTTACAAAACAATATTCAAAATGAATTCAAATTATTAATCGCCAACGGAATTACATCCGCAAGAAATATGGCAGAATATCCAGGACAAGATCAAATAACTATTCGAAATCAAGTTCATAAAAACACCTATTTAGCACCTCATTATTACACTGCAGGTCCTTATCTAATGCGAAAAGATTTTCGAAATGAAAATTCGGTAGACTCTATCATTCAACATCATCTTACCAAAGGCTACGATTACTTAAAATTAGCAGACAATCTTCCGAAAGCAACTTATGTAAAATTACTAGCGGCTGCCCAGAAAAACGAAATTGATGTTATCGGACATGGACAACGTGATTTACCTTTAGAGTTTTCTTTGCGAATGAAATCTATCGCCCATGTAGAGGAGTTTTTAAATATTTTTCCAAAAAAGGTACTGGTTTCTACTCCCCTATTAAACCAAGCAGCACAACAAGTTAAAACTAGCGGTGTTTATGTATCTCCTACGTTAGGTATTTTCGAAATGATTAGTAAATATGCTAGTAAAGATGAAACAAAAGTTTTACATCAAAATCCGAATTTGAAATACCTTCCTAAAAACTATCTAGATTATTGGACCTCCGATGAGATTAACTACCGTAGTTTACCATGGTTTACAGAACCAACCTCTTTAAAACGATTGGCAAAAGAATTGCAATGGCAGCAAAAATTCACATTAATTCTACACCAAAATGGCGTTCCTCTAATGGCAGGTAGCGATACTTATGGATTGTTTCTTCCTGGTTTTTCACTACATCATGAACTTGAACTAATTCATAATTCTGGACTTTCCACTTATGAAACTTTAAAAACAGCTACAGTTGTACCCGCTAGATATTTTAAAGCATTCTCTCAAAGCGGAACCATTAACGAAGGAAAACTTGCCGATGTAGTGTTGTTAGACAAAAATCCTTTAGAAAACATACAACATACTCGAACCATTTTAGGCGTAATGCTTAAAGGTAAATGGATGAATAGAAAAAAGTTAGATGCTTATTTATTGGAAGTAGCAGAATCGTATCAAACAAAAAAATAGATTCATTGGAAATTATCCTTAGTTTATTTGAAAATATCCTTAGTTCATGAATTAGTAGTTTTTGAAGCTCGACTTCGACAGTACTTTTGATACCAGAAATAACAAACAAACGCATATATATATTATGAAAAATCAACAAAGAGAACTGGTATTTTTAAGATCTTTTGCAGTGACTGTAGGATTGGGAATTTTAGCTTTTTTATCATACTCATTTAAAAGTGGAAATCCGTTCAATCAAAAATTTGGAACCATTGATGTAGAACGCATTAATATTATTGAAAAAGATGGCACCGTAAAAATGGTCATTACCAATGCTGATCATTTTCCGACCAAAGGAGATGCCATCAATGGAAGAATAAATCACAAGCGCAAAAAAAGAGCTGGAATGCTATTTTTTAACGAAGACGGTATGGAATGCGGTGGGTTTATTTATGATGGTGCTAAAAACGAACAAGGGCACTCTGCTGGACTTTCTTTAACCTACGATCAATTTGATGGAGATCAAGTAATGCAATTGCTTTCCACTGATAAAAAAGTTAACGGAAAACGCTATAAATCGAACCTATTAGTTTTTAACGACCAAGGAGATCATGTAACACAACAAGGAAACAATACTTTGCAAAATGA
The sequence above is a segment of the Tenacibaculum sp. 190130A14a genome. Coding sequences within it:
- a CDS encoding helix-turn-helix domain-containing protein — translated: MKHNNHKKYHLLSIEISLLQIVSLVAIVHYFVLSLVILFSKFFKSSTNNYLGYTLFIIALVGMNNWFWDRGSDPTLLQWFDLALWQFLYPTTLLIFFYKSSQNPLKKAINIQLLYLPFIILSSCNIYISLARVFNWYTLPEIIQSNVGLFYRGISLLSILFPFFTIILSYQFVKNSKDIPSKKWLLYLWMFLSVLEVFGIVLEGHRFLFSEKLPLTYLWTIGSLFLYWFVYQGLYQFKLSNDRYAIKTKERKVVVKSEKSLANQHSYFSKLLFLLEQEKIHHDASLSRDRVAEQLGISSGYLLQVIKENAGLSFSEFINSYRIKDVKAMLKDPSFDKYSLLSIGLECGFNSKTSFYTNFKKETGLTPKEFKYK
- a CDS encoding amidohydrolase family protein, coding for MQTRTGLLSFLFLCISTLGFTQSKTFSFENVHVIPMDRDTVLHNKRVIIQDGKIHSIESALHPASIPIDQVIPATGKYLMPGLAETHYHLQNNIQNEFKLLIANGITSARNMAEYPGQDQITIRNQVHKNTYLAPHYYTAGPYLMRKDFRNENSVDSIIQHHLTKGYDYLKLADNLPKATYVKLLAAAQKNEIDVIGHGQRDLPLEFSLRMKSIAHVEEFLNIFPKKVLVSTPLLNQAAQQVKTSGVYVSPTLGIFEMISKYASKDETKVLHQNPNLKYLPKNYLDYWTSDEINYRSLPWFTEPTSLKRLAKELQWQQKFTLILHQNGVPLMAGSDTYGLFLPGFSLHHELELIHNSGLSTYETLKTATVVPARYFKAFSQSGTINEGKLADVVLLDKNPLENIQHTRTILGVMLKGKWMNRKKLDAYLLEVAESYQTKK